Part of the Hevea brasiliensis isolate MT/VB/25A 57/8 chromosome 16, ASM3005281v1, whole genome shotgun sequence genome is shown below.
CAAGACGGCCTCCACTATTCCATATTCTATCCACAATACTAAGTACCCTCTTATTTATTCTCCATTTTGTATGTCCAAGTGTATCCAAAGCCTGGCAAATTAACTCAAACATATGACTGTGTCATCCTTCCTAAAACTGATGAAACTTAATACTGAGCATAAATAGCTGATATGCACTTCTCAATTGTTAGTACCACAGAGATTTAGATCAAATAATAAACAGTTCCGAATCAGGATGCACAGAATCTACTATTTACAAACCTCAAAAACTGGTTGAAGTTGCTCTCTAGACGTCCTCTTGACTGCCTCTCGTTGTTGTCTAACACCATGTGTGCGCATGACATAGGATGGCAAGAACAAGTGTGCTCCTTTGTCATAACTGCAGACAGTATGGAAAACATGGTTGATGagacaattaaaaataaatctagCAAGCTATTTACTTATGCTTTCTAAAACAGAGAATTCCAGTCTAGTGAcaattttataaatttacatattgGCTTCATAAGGACAATTTTTTACTAAATAGAACTACAGCCACGCTTTAACCACCCTGCTTTGATTCCATGAATAGCATCCTGTTTAAATTATTGAAACTAAAATAAGATAAACAGCAACAAGAATGTAAACATGAAAAAGAATGTGCCATACCCTGTCCACTTTATTGGTGGCACCAACATTGGCATATAAGGAATTACCATGTGCCTTGCCTGTGCAGAGAAACAATAGTTTTATAGCTCCTTGTAAAAGAGAAGgggaaaaaaattcaatttcagaggtaccattaaaaaagaaaatcaacAGATCTTATTTATTTCAGCCATTTAGACTATTTTATAAGTTTACACACTAGAAATGAACTAAAAACTACCAGCATACAAGTTCAACATCGTTAGAATGATACAATTATAGAATAAATTTTCATAAGAAGAATGACAGGATTACTAACAGTTATCTCAAGGCCCTTCAGAACTAGTGGGTCACACTGAATGATACCATATCTTCTGCCGCTCTCCCTGTTCAAAAAAGGGCCAATAAGCACTGATATGCAGttactattattattttctttttttttttttttgcacccCCCGACaacaacccccccccccctccccatcGCATGTGCGCGCGGAGGGGAAATATAATATGAGCCCATCAAGTGATAGAAATGAATGACTCCTCACTTATTTCCATGTTTCAAAGTCCTGAATGTGTGTACAAACGCAGGTCGAATCTCAGGTGGATCATCAGCTGACTGATTAGCGGGAGGCTGTATATAAGCTGTTTGAATCAGCAATTCAATCAAACGGCTCCCAACCTGAAATATGTTCGGACACAGATCAAATTTTCATGTAACATACATATCAGGAAGAAAAAGTTAGTTTTCCCAGTGATTACATAATGATGCACAGACCTTAGCCTTAGCATCCTGGCTCCAGGGTTTTGAATCATCATGCCCCTTCACTATCTTCCTCACTGCAGGCAACTTTTGCTTCTTAATCAAATCAGTAACCTTTTTCCTTAACTTCTGCTGCTCCTTCACCATGCCATTAGATTCATCTTCCTGATTTTTCTCACTACCAGCTCTTTTCTTTTTGGTTTTCTCCAAGAACCTGTGTATTCTAACCTGATCCATTACAGAAACAGTTACAGATCCATACCAATTTCCAACAAAAATGAATGAAGAGGTCTGGGCAAGTAGTGGGTACAATATATGGACTATGATTAGCATCCTTATGTACTTATTCTTTATGGGAAGGGGCAACCTCATGTGAGACAAGGAACTATATTTTGATTTTCACATATGCCCATTTCTAAATGATTTAAAAAATTTGCAGAATTTTTTGTCCTGTATCACCAAAGTGACACACTATGAAAAGTAGGTACAAGTGcaaatataaatatgtaaaataCACATTGTTGCATCCAGCAGGGAAGTACTAAAAGCATGAATCCACATTGATAAAAAGTTTCAAAGCTCAACAGAGATGTGTTTTCCataaaagaaaagttgaaaattCCAGTCCTTTAAGCCCACCATGCATATAATGTAAAAATTGCTAGTTCTGTAAAGAAAGCTGATAGCCAGCCAAGGTTCATGCTACAAAAACTCATAAATAATGACAAAAAATTTGAATCTTGGCACCTGTAACACTATTGTTTTTCCCTAACTGCCTTGCTAACCAAAACAAGAATTTAGACCACATACAGGACCAAAAGATACTATGATAATAAATTTGATACTAGGAAACTACAGATATAGGGAGCAAAAAAAATCAACTAAAGTGTCTTATAGCCATCGATCTCCATCCAATCTGAACCAAAATAAGCTCTCATCAAGTCATATCTTTTGTTGATATTTTGTAAGATGATGCAAATTTGCCTTAATAGAGACCTTCACTTCCTTGAAATCGAGGCTTCATCAATTCTAGATCCCTGATTTTATGGAATTTACATACAGACCCTAGTTTATCACATATCACTATGGCTTCGACATCTAAGTTTCATAAATAATTATCATTGCACTATTGCAGAAGGTAACTTGGCCAGTGGCGACCTTTCTTCCAAGTCCAATAACCTCTATGGAGGTTACCAGCTGCAACCTCAAAGAATATGTTTTTTTCCCTTTCCCTTGGCTTACTGAATTTGTACATTCTTATAATTTTCTATACCTATCCTAACTTCTAACACATATCATATAAGGCATCATTCACAAATTTAAATCCAAAATAACAAACAGACTAGTTTCCACTACTAAAGTCTACAATAAAAGTGCAATTCAAATCCAAACAGACAGCAGGGTAAACAATTAAAACAACTTATATATTGCACACCTCCTGATCAATTGCATCGCCAATTTTACAAGCAGCAGCCACAACCATTGCACATCCATGTCCCCCACCGGTCATTACCAGACCCACCAGCTTATGCATTGTAATTACAGCCATCATATCAGCTGGTAACTGATCAAAATATGGAGCATAAGCCGTCCTATTCTTTCCCTCTCTAATCAACTCTTGCTCTTTCAGAATGGCATCCCTCAGAGGCTCAAACCAACCAAGAAACAAAGACTTCATATAAGGTAAATTTGGAGCCAATTTCTGTTCACACATGTCCGTTAAAAGCTCCTTATATTCTTTGGCCGCCTGTTCCCATGCTTCAGTCTCGATTTTCACCTGCCTTCTCCTCAACATATGATACTTCCCTGAACTCATTCCTCGTTCCTTCTTTCTCATATATTCTTTCTCTCTCCACTCTTCTCTCCTCATCTCCTGCAATAATTCTTGGACTTCTTCAACGACAGAGACGTCGTCTTCAACATCTGTCGATGATGAAACAGCCTCAGCTACATTTACATACCCTCTGAGCCTCAAATACACACTAGACAGAGAAACATTAGTAATATCATTAGCGCTATTCCTAAGGAAGCCAAACCTCTCATGTGTCAGAATTCCACCGTATTGGCGAAAACGCAGTTCagcatttgagatattttgtggatgcAATTTGAATTTTTGGGTGAAAATGGATTCCTGGAAAGGAAATACAAAGCTACAAGTGCCTGAAAACGAATGAGAACTGAGGGATTTCCAGGAGCTTTTTGAAATGGCTTGTTTAGCTACGTTTCTCCACATAATAGTGGATACTTTTGGTGGGTTTGAAGAGTGTATTTCTGATTTTGTATCAAAGGAAATGAAATGATCGAACTTTTGGGCAAAAACTAAAGGGGACTTGGCGCTGGACATCAAATTAATGTAAAATTTTTGAACGAACCAGAGAAAAATCGAAGAGATGGAGAGATTAAAGGAGACGAGTAGATGAAGATATCTGAGAAAGAAATTGGATACATAGAGAATGAGAAGTAGTAGCCGCCTTAAACCCGCCTTAAACCTTCTTTGGGTTCTTTGCAGTTGCTAATCGTCTGCTTAGTTTCACTTGCCCAGTTGCCCTGAGGGGCGATTTTCCAATTTTCAAATATTTCGAGGGATTATATGAAAACAAAAATCGTCCAATTTGCCCGTACAA
Proteins encoded:
- the LOC110672347 gene encoding DNA-directed RNA polymerase 2B, chloroplastic/mitochondrial produces the protein MSSAKSPLVFAQKFDHFISFDTKSEIHSSNPPKVSTIMWRNVAKQAISKSSWKSLSSHSFSGTCSFVFPFQESIFTQKFKLHPQNISNAELRFRQYGGILTHERFGFLRNSANDITNVSLSSVYLRLRGYVNVAEAVSSSTDVEDDVSVVEEVQELLQEMRREEWREKEYMRKKERGMSSGKYHMLRRRQVKIETEAWEQAAKEYKELLTDMCEQKLAPNLPYMKSLFLGWFEPLRDAILKEQELIREGKNRTAYAPYFDQLPADMMAVITMHKLVGLVMTGGGHGCAMVVAAACKIGDAIDQEVRIHRFLEKTKKKRAGSEKNQEDESNGMVKEQQKLRKKVTDLIKKQKLPAVRKIVKGHDDSKPWSQDAKAKVGSRLIELLIQTAYIQPPANQSADDPPEIRPAFVHTFRTLKHGNKESGRRYGIIQCDPLVLKGLEITARHMVIPYMPMLVPPIKWTGYDKGAHLFLPSYVMRTHGVRQQREAVKRTSREQLQPVFEALDTLGHTKWRINKRVLSIVDRIWNSGGRLADLVDQNDVPLPEKPDTEDEALLKKWKWKIRSVKKENKERHSQRCDTELKLAVARKIRDEEGFYYPHNLDFRGRAYPMHPYLNHLGSDLCRGILEFAEGRPLGKSGLRWLKIHLANLFAGGVDKLSYDGRMAFTENHLDDIFDSAERPLEGKRWWLHAEDPFQCLAVCIDLTEALRSSSPETFISHIPIHQDGSCNGLQHYAALGRDKLGAAAVNLVAGEKPADVYSGIAARVLDIMRRDAQKDPAVFPDALHARTLINQVDRKLVKQTVMTSVYGVTYIGARDQIKRRLKERGFIADDAEIFRSSCYAAKVTLTALGEMFEAARSIMSWLGECAKIIASENEPVRWTTPLGLPVVQPYRKLGRHLIKTSLQVLTLQQETEKVMVKRQRTAFPPNFVHSLDGSHMMMTAVACKKAGLNFAGVHDSYWTHACDVDEMNRILREKFVELYEKPILENLMESFQQSFPTLSFPSLPERGDFDLQDVLESPYFFN